Sequence from the candidate division WOR-3 bacterium genome:
CAGCCCTTCAGGATATAAAGCCGGTCTGTCAAACCCTTTGCGCTCTCCAGGTCATGGGTAACAATCACCACTGACCGCTCCTTTCCTGTCACCATTCTCTTAATAATAGCACAAACCCGCTCACGCAGGATTGGGTCGAGCCCGCTTGTTGGCTCATCAAGGAGGACATATTTGGGCTCGGTGACAAGGGCACGGGCAATTGCCACGAGCCGCACCATCCCTCCAGAAAGTTCATTTATCCGCAACCATTTGTTTGCGCCCATCCCCACCTCCTCCAAGACCGCTCCAACCCTTTTCTCAATCTCTGTTCTTGCAAGACCGGCCCGTTCCATTAAAGGCAAAGCCACATTCTCCACCACATTCAGCGAGTCAAATAGCGCACCGCCCTGAAAGACAAACCCAACTTTACCAAGTTTATCCCGGTTGTCTGCAAACCTGCCATAACTCAGCTCCGCACCATCATAAAAAACCCTGCCCGAATCAGGCGGGATAATTCCGGCAACAATCTTCAAAAGCACGCTCTTGCCCGCACCTGAAGGACCGAGAATGGCAATAACACCGGCATCAGGTATCTTAAGGTTGACCTTATCAAGAACCACCTGACCGCGCAACCTCTTAGAAACCTCTTGGAGTTCAATCATCTTGAGAAAAACAAAACGGCAAGAACAAAGTCAAAAACCAATATCAAGACCGCAGAAAGAACCACCGCATTGGTTGTTGCCCTACCCACCTCCCGCGCCCCGCCCTCAACCCCAAAACCGAAATAACAGCCGCTCGTGCCAATCAAAAGACCAAAAACAACCGCCTTAACAATCCCGCCAAAAAAATCACGCACCTGCACAAAGTGCAGAAGACCGTAAAGAAAAGTCTCCCGGGAAACGCCCAAAGAGGCTGCCACTAAGAGCGCGGTCAGACTGGCAACCACCTCCATCAGGACCACCAGAATCGGCAGGCTGATAACTGTGGCAAGAATCCTCGGCAGGCATAAAAACCGGTAAGGGTCAATCCCCATCACCTTGAGCGCATCCACCTGCTCGGAGATGCGCATCGTCCCAATCTCGGCTGCCATCGCTGCTGCCGAACGGCTGGCAACAATAAATGCGGCAAAGACCGGACCCAGTTCAATCAAAAGCATCCTGCCAACACCCATCCCGATAAAGTAGTTTGGCACCATCCCCAAAAGTTGATAACTGGTCTGGACCGCGGTTGTCAAACCAACGAACACACTGGCAAAAAGAACTATCGGCACCGCTGCCGCGCCATTATGGAAAATCTCATCACTCAACCTCGGCAGGGTTCTGCGCAGATCCCAAGGAAAACTGAGACTGCGCACCATAAACCAAAGAAAATCCAATACCGCGCTCACCAGCCTCATAAAAAATCATATCCACCAACCTCTACCAGTCAACACCTTTACCACCATTCCTGCACAATCACCTCTCCGGCTCTCCCCCGGGGATGGTGGGGTGGACCTACCCTAACTCCAAAAGCCTCAAAATGGTTCAATACATTAACATTCTGATAATCTGGAACTTAAACAAATCTATTCAATCACAAAAGATTTTACGCGTTAATTTCTGCCAATTTTGGGGTCTAAATGAAAGAAAAAAGGGCTTATATATCCCTCCGCCTTGCCCGCCAGGTTTTGACGATACGCTCAATGTCCATCTCACCCGGACCTTTTGTCCACCATCTGGCAAACTCAACCCCGCCCCCTCTCGGCTTGGGATCAGGCATATCAACCATCATTCTCGTGGGCATCGCCACCGCCTCACCCAAAATCAAGGCCTCACCGGTCCTCAATGCCGGCAGGATATTCATCAAACCGCTAAGGGAGTCTGGAACAAGACGCCGGATATAGTTCTGGTCTTCAGGGTTGGTGAGCCGCATCGCGATAAAGGTGTTGCACTGGGAAAGGACCGTTTCCGAAACATCTTTCGGACGCTGGCTCACCACAATCATCCCGATGCCATACTTTCTGCCCTCCTTTATCACCCTTTCCACCGCGTTACGCGCCGCGCTGAAACGGACATCGCTTTTATTCGGCACATAATTGTGCGCCTCCTCCAGAACCAAAACTATCGGGCAGCGCTCCCTTTCC
This genomic interval carries:
- a CDS encoding ABC transporter permease → MRLVSAVLDFLWFMVRSLSFPWDLRRTLPRLSDEIFHNGAAAVPIVLFASVFVGLTTAVQTSYQLLGMVPNYFIGMGVGRMLLIELGPVFAAFIVASRSAAAMAAEIGTMRISEQVDALKVMGIDPYRFLCLPRILATVISLPILVVLMEVVASLTALLVAASLGVSRETFLYGLLHFVQVRDFFGGIVKAVVFGLLIGTSGCYFGFGVEGGAREVGRATTNAVVLSAVLILVFDFVLAVLFFSR
- a CDS encoding ATP-binding cassette domain-containing protein, with translation MIELQEVSKRLRGQVVLDKVNLKIPDAGVIAILGPSGAGKSVLLKIVAGIIPPDSGRVFYDGAELSYGRFADNRDKLGKVGFVFQGGALFDSLNVVENVALPLMERAGLARTEIEKRVGAVLEEVGMGANKWLRINELSGGMVRLVAIARALVTEPKYVLLDEPTSGLDPILRERVCAIIKRMVTGKERSVVIVTHDLESAKGLTDRLYILKGCRLFAPGDIKKEDYEPADS